The Coffea eugenioides isolate CCC68of chromosome 8, Ceug_1.0, whole genome shotgun sequence genome has a segment encoding these proteins:
- the LOC113780376 gene encoding uncharacterized protein LOC113780376, which translates to MAPAELKELKLQLQDLLERGFIQKSGSPWGAPSRQKSYADNRRKDLEFEVGDRVFLKITPLRSITAGRGKKLQPRFLGPYKILQRVGKVAYRLELPPSLSRIHNVFHVSMLKKYYPDPTHVVRPEEIELDEALTYEERPVQVLDRRIKELRNKQIPLVKVMWRNHGIEEATWELEEEMKKKYPELFSNPDKNAFNFANFTPLDVVVQTPDQTERLLILCKN; encoded by the exons atggcacctgctgagctcAAGGAGTTGAAATTACAGTTGCAAGACCTGTTGGAGCGTGGGTTTATTCAGAAGAGTGGATCTCCGTGGGGGGCTCCG agccgacaaaagagctacgcagataaccgaaggaaagatttagagttcgaagttggagaccgtgttttccttaAAATTACACCACTACGAAGCATCactgcgggtagaggaaagaaacttcaaccacggTTCTTGGGGCCTTACAAAATCCTCCAACGAGTTGGGAAAGTAGCGTACCGACTTGAGTTGCCGCCAAGTTTATCTCGGATTCATAACGTCTTCCATGTTTCGATGCTAAAAAAATACTATCCTGATCCAACCCACGTTGTGCGACCAGAGGAGATTGAGTTAGATGAGGCACTCACTTACGAAGAAAGACCTGTACAAGTACTCGATCGGAGGATTAAGGAACTGAGGAATAAGCAAATTCCATTAGTGAAGGTTatgtggagaaatcatggaatagaggaggcaacttgggagttggaggaagagatgaaaaagaaataccctgagctaTTTAGTAACCCGG ATAAGAATGCCTTCAATTTTGCTAATTTCACTCCGCTAGATGTGGTCGTACAAACTCCTGATCAGACTGAAAGACTG TTGATTCTGTGCAAAAATTAA
- the LOC113781620 gene encoding uncharacterized protein LOC113781620 — MAVLRHKPSFIVFVIADMIALAYASAAVFLQFKFSPSEVDCERWLWYSKSNTHWNIRVALMAMVTAFVSGLFAVLSSPLIKALVCYSGITSFLVFMGFFVIFTTEDCYFWLRNAGNRCKIILSLWCGRLRIAIVRFRSW; from the coding sequence ATGGCAGTTCTAAGACACAAACCATCTTTTATTGTCTTTGTAATTGCGGATATGATTGCCTTGGCATACGCCTCAGCAGCAGTTTTTCTACAATTTAAGTTTTCACCCTCAGAAGTTGACTGTGAACGCTGGTTATGGTACAGTAAGAGTAATACTCATTGGAACATTAGAGTCGCCCTGATGGCAATGGTGACAGCATTTGTTTCTGGCCTGTTTGCTGTGCTATCATCACCGTTAATCAAAGCCTTAGTATGTTATTCAGGAATCACTTCATTTCTTGTGTTTATGggattttttgtgatttttacaaCGGAAGATTGCTACTTTTGGCTCCGAAATGCTGGAAATCGGTGTAAGATCATTTTGTCATTGTGGTGTGGAAGACTTCGGATTGCAATTGTTAGGTTCCGGAGTTGGTGA